In the Desulfobacterales bacterium genome, one interval contains:
- a CDS encoding type II toxin-antitoxin system HicB family antitoxin: MMNFIYPAKIEQDEAGFFLVTFRDFPFAATDGKTLDEAVESATDCLEEAIASCIENGEDLPVPSKLQTGEIEVLPHALLAAKAALYIAAREKGYSKTMLAAKLGVTEKVGRRLLDPHYQTRLPKLENALNMLGRKLVVGVG; the protein is encoded by the coding sequence ATGATGAATTTTATATATCCGGCCAAGATTGAACAGGATGAAGCAGGTTTTTTTCTGGTAACCTTCCGGGATTTTCCCTTTGCCGCAACTGACGGCAAAACTCTGGACGAGGCTGTGGAGTCGGCTACTGATTGCCTGGAGGAGGCGATTGCTTCTTGTATCGAGAACGGAGAGGATCTTCCGGTTCCAAGCAAGCTCCAGACAGGGGAGATTGAGGTCTTGCCGCATGCTCTGCTGGCTGCCAAGGCGGCCTTATATATTGCAGCGCGGGAAAAGGGATACAGTAAAACCATGCTTGCCGCTAAGCTAGGCGTTACGGAAAAGGTGGGACGCCGCCTGCTGGACCCGCATTACCAGACCAGATTGCCGAAGTTGGAAAACGCCCTGAATATGTTGGGAAGAAAATTGGTGGTT
- a CDS encoding type II toxin-antitoxin system HicA family toxin: protein MNGNELLKKLRKIAKERNEKLELIKHRGKGSHGTLYFGDKRVIIKDLKKEIGPGLLKAILKNLGLTKDDIG from the coding sequence ATGAACGGCAACGAGCTTCTCAAGAAATTAAGAAAAATAGCTAAAGAAAGAAATGAGAAGCTTGAGTTGATAAAACATCGTGGCAAAGGGAGCCACGGCACTTTGTATTTCGGTGATAAAAGGGTCATTATCAAGGATCTTAAAAAGGAAATAGGCCCGGGTTTGCTCAAGGCAATTCTTAAAAACCTGGGTTTGACCAAGGATGATATAGGGTAG